The Lysobacter capsici genome has a segment encoding these proteins:
- a CDS encoding fumarylacetoacetate hydrolase family protein, whose protein sequence is MKLGSLKEGGRDGTLIVVSRDLTRAVRATGIADTLQRALEDWSNTAPRLNALSDDLNAGTAADAFEVDFTALAAPLPRAYEFVDGSAYLPHVERVRRARGAEVPESFYTDPLMYQAVSAGFYGPRDPVRVVSEDYGIDLEAEVVIVTDDVPMAVSAEDAAGHIQLIGLVNDVSLRNLIPNELAKGFGFLQSKPRSALSPVFVTPDELGPAWIDSKVHRPLLTHINGEWFGAPEAGIDMQFNFAQLVAHAAKTRPLSAGTIVGSGTVANEDTSLGASCFAEKRTVETLEHGKPSTPFMKFGDTVRIEMLDADGSSLFGAIEQRMERPSA, encoded by the coding sequence ATGAAGCTTGGATCCCTGAAGGAAGGCGGCCGCGACGGTACGCTGATCGTCGTCTCGCGCGACCTGACCCGCGCCGTGCGCGCGACCGGCATCGCCGACACCCTGCAGCGCGCGCTGGAGGATTGGTCGAACACCGCGCCGCGGCTCAACGCGCTGTCGGACGATCTCAACGCCGGCACCGCCGCCGACGCCTTCGAGGTCGACTTCACCGCGCTCGCCGCGCCATTGCCGCGCGCCTACGAATTCGTCGACGGCAGCGCCTACCTGCCGCACGTCGAGCGCGTGCGCCGCGCGCGCGGCGCCGAGGTGCCGGAAAGCTTCTACACCGATCCGCTGATGTACCAGGCGGTCAGCGCCGGTTTCTACGGTCCGCGCGATCCGGTGCGGGTGGTCAGCGAGGACTACGGCATCGACCTGGAAGCCGAAGTGGTGATCGTGACCGACGACGTGCCGATGGCGGTCAGCGCCGAAGACGCGGCCGGCCACATCCAGCTGATCGGCCTGGTCAACGATGTCTCGCTGCGCAATCTGATTCCGAACGAACTGGCCAAGGGCTTCGGCTTCCTGCAGTCCAAGCCGCGTTCGGCGCTGAGCCCGGTGTTCGTCACGCCCGACGAGCTCGGCCCGGCCTGGATCGACAGCAAGGTCCACCGCCCGCTGCTCACCCACATCAACGGCGAGTGGTTCGGCGCGCCGGAAGCGGGCATCGACATGCAGTTCAACTTCGCCCAGCTGGTCGCGCACGCGGCCAAGACCCGGCCGCTGTCGGCCGGCACCATCGTGGGCTCGGGCACGGTCGCCAACGAAGACACCTCGCTGGGCGCCTCGTGCTTCGCCGAGAAGCGCACGGTCGAGACGCTGGAACACGGCAAGCCGTCGACGCCGTTCATGAAGTTCGGCGACACCGTGCGCATCGAAATGCTCGACGCCGACGGCAGCAGCCTGTTCGGCGCGATCGAACAGCGCATGGAACGACCTTCCGCCTGA
- a CDS encoding PilT/PilU family type 4a pilus ATPase, whose translation MDIGYFLKLMTEKNASDMFLTTGAPVYIKVEGRLYPLGNTGLPPGMVKKIAYSLMDEGQVPLFERDLELNMALALPDAGRFRINVFKQRGEVGMVIRAIRSIIPSIEELQLPQVLKDIIMAPRGLVLIVGSTGSGKSTTLASMIDHRNTNTAGHILTIEDPIEYLHKHKKSIVNQREVGLDTHAFHNALKNAMREAPDVILIGEILDATTMEAAIAFAETGHLCLATLHSNNADQTLERILNFFNESAHKNVLMNLALNLKAVVSQRLVVGVDGRRLPAAEILINTPHVRDLMRRGQVHEIKQAMEESLEDGMESFDQCLFRLYKEGRIEMEEALKAADSRDGLALKFRLSEGGTGEHDPYADMYDATAAH comes from the coding sequence ATGGACATCGGCTATTTCCTGAAGCTGATGACGGAAAAGAACGCGTCGGACATGTTCCTGACGACTGGCGCGCCTGTGTACATCAAGGTCGAAGGCCGTCTTTACCCGCTCGGCAACACCGGCCTGCCGCCCGGCATGGTCAAGAAAATCGCCTATTCCTTGATGGACGAAGGCCAGGTCCCGCTGTTCGAGCGTGATCTCGAACTGAACATGGCCCTCGCCCTGCCCGACGCCGGGCGCTTCCGCATCAACGTGTTCAAGCAGCGCGGCGAAGTCGGCATGGTGATCCGCGCCATCCGCAGCATCATCCCGAGCATCGAGGAGCTGCAGCTGCCGCAGGTGCTCAAGGACATCATCATGGCGCCGCGCGGGCTGGTCCTGATCGTCGGTTCGACCGGCTCGGGCAAGTCGACCACGCTGGCCTCGATGATCGACCACCGCAACACCAACACCGCCGGCCATATCCTCACCATCGAGGATCCGATCGAATACCTGCACAAGCACAAGAAGTCGATCGTCAACCAGCGCGAGGTCGGCCTGGACACCCATGCCTTCCACAACGCGCTCAAGAACGCGATGCGCGAAGCGCCCGACGTGATCCTGATCGGCGAAATCCTCGATGCGACGACCATGGAGGCGGCGATCGCGTTCGCCGAAACCGGTCACCTGTGCCTGGCGACGCTGCACTCCAACAACGCCGACCAGACCCTGGAACGCATCCTCAACTTCTTCAACGAGTCGGCGCACAAGAACGTGCTGATGAACCTGGCCTTGAACCTCAAGGCGGTGGTCTCGCAGCGGCTGGTGGTCGGCGTCGACGGGCGGCGTCTGCCGGCGGCGGAAATCCTGATCAACACCCCGCACGTGCGCGATCTGATGCGCCGCGGCCAGGTGCACGAGATCAAGCAGGCGATGGAAGAATCGCTGGAAGACGGCATGGAGTCGTTCGACCAGTGCCTGTTCCGTTTGTACAAGGAAGGCCGGATCGAGATGGAGGAGGCGCTCAAGGCGGCCGACTCGCGCGACGGCCTGGCGCTGAAGTTCCGCCTGTCCGAGGGCGGCACCGGCGAGCACGATCCGTATGCGGATATGTATGACGCGACTGCCGCTCATTGA
- the maiA gene encoding maleylacetoacetate isomerase encodes MSEQLRLYSYWRSSASYRVRIGLNLKGLEYEIVPVHLVRGGGEQHLPAYRELNPQGLVPVLQHGSRTLTQSIAILEYLDETWPRPNLLPVTARDRHRVRAIAQTIACEIHPLNNLRVLQYLDGTWNVPQPERDGWIAHWIHEGFTAVEAMLADHPATGTYCEGDSPGLADCCLIPQLYNARRFGVPLEPFPTLLRIEQACLELPEFDKARPENQPDRPPG; translated from the coding sequence GTGAGCGAGCAATTGCGGTTGTATTCGTATTGGCGCTCCAGCGCCTCGTATCGCGTGCGTATCGGTTTGAACCTCAAGGGGCTCGAGTACGAGATCGTGCCGGTGCATCTGGTTCGCGGCGGCGGCGAGCAGCATCTGCCGGCGTACCGCGAACTCAATCCGCAGGGGCTGGTGCCGGTGCTGCAGCACGGCTCGCGCACCCTGACCCAGTCGATCGCGATCCTGGAATACCTCGACGAAACCTGGCCGCGGCCGAACCTGCTGCCGGTGACCGCGCGCGATCGCCACCGCGTGCGCGCGATCGCCCAGACCATCGCCTGCGAAATCCATCCGCTCAACAACCTGCGCGTGCTGCAGTACCTCGACGGCACCTGGAACGTCCCGCAGCCCGAACGCGACGGCTGGATCGCGCACTGGATCCACGAAGGCTTCACCGCGGTCGAGGCGATGCTCGCCGACCATCCGGCCACCGGCACCTATTGCGAAGGCGACAGCCCCGGCCTGGCCGACTGCTGCCTGATCCCGCAGCTGTACAACGCGCGCCGCTTCGGCGTGCCGCTGGAACCGTTCCCGACCTTGCTGCGGATCGAACAGGCCTGCCTGGAGCTGCCGGAGTTCGACAAGGCGCGGCCGGAGAATCAGCCGGATCGGCCGCCCGGGTGA